DNA from Laspinema palackyanum D2c:
CAATCCAACGGGTGCGGATACTTTTGGAACGACCGGAACTGTAACCTTTGCCGGTGGTTCGGATACCGCCATTGTATCGATCGCGCCGGTTTCGGATACGACCATCGAAGAGGATGAAAAAGTGACACTCACTTTGGCAACAGGTGCCTACGCGATCGGAACGCCTGGTGCCGTGACCTTTACAATTCTCGATGATGATGGCCGGGTACTCAATACCAACGATAGCGGTTATGGTTCGTTACGACAAGCCCTCAAGAATGCCAGTCTGCAACCGGGATCTCATCTGATTGATTTGACCCCGGTGACGGGAACCATTACCTTGGCTTCACCCCTACCACCGATAAACAATAATATGAGTATATCATTCAATGGCCCCGGTGCCAACCTGCTCACCATCAGTGGCAATAACACTCATCAAGTGTTCTCTGTCAGTAGTGGTAGTACAGCTAACTTTAATAACTTAGCGATCGCCAATGGCAATCTGACCCTTCCTTCAGGAGCTCCAGGAGCCAATTACGGCGGTGGTATCCACAATCGCGGTACAGTTAACCTCAACCATAGCATCGTGAGAAACAACCAGGTGTATGGTGCAAATGGAGGTGGAGTCTTCAACGCGGGCATCCTTAACGTAACCAATAGCACGATCTCGGGCAATTCCGCCGAACCGAACCCTGATAACGTCGGGGGTCAAGGGGGCGGCATCTGGAATACAGGTACCGTTAATCTCACAAATAGCACAATTTCTGGCAACCGTTCATCCTTTAAGGCCGGAAATCTTAGCGGGGCGGGTATTTATAACTCGGAGTCAGGTACAGTCACGCTCTCCAACAGTACCATTGCCAATAATTACACGGTGTACGTTACTCCCGAGCCTGGGGTTACTGGCGTAGAAGGGAGAGGAGGCGGAATCGCCAATGCTGCTGGCGGTACGGTGCGTGCGAAAAACACGATCATTGCCAACAATGGTGATAATCCTTCTTATCCCGATTTTGCTGGGGTTCTGACGTCAGGGGGTTACAACCTAATTGGTAACTCATCCGGTGTTATGGGTTTGCAGGGAACTGATATTCGGGATGTCAATGCGATGCTAGATCTCCTGGCAAATTATGGCGGCACCACGGCAACTCATCGATTGCAAGGGAGTAGTCCTGCTATTAATGCGGGGAATGCAACGTTTCCCTCTCCTTATATTTCCTCGCTACCGTTTGACCAACGGGGAGAGGGGTATGCTCGCATTTTGGGTGCGGCAATTGATATCGGTGCGTTTGAGCTAATGTAGGCGATCGCTTTAATCTCAGGCGATCGCCTTTGCAGCCCACATTCCGCATAAGGGTATTCCCACAAATAAATCATCCAAATTCGAGGGTTAAGCACCTAACAAAACGGTATCAGCCCGCCCTTTTCGGGCTGAGTCTGTGTAGCCCCACCCGTCAGTCGCGCTCCTTTTTTGGAGATTTTATTCTATGGAGTTCCCTAAATATTTTTGCTTATGCGGAATGGGGGTTCCCATTGAGTCCCTAAAGTTTTATCCCAAAATTACTATGACGGCGTTGAAAGCGCCCCGATTCGGTTAAAAAAGGTAAGGTTGGCGAGGCCAACCCTACCTGTTAATTTATTGAAAATGGACAGTTTATTTAACCAAAACCCCGGGTTCTTTTTGTCGGGGGACGACCTCTAAAATATCGGTTTTAGCACAGTATTTTAGATCTTCATGACAGTTGAGACGGAGCAGGCGTTGGCCGTGACTGGCGTGATGCATTAAGCCTAATAAATCGTCTTGCCAGTGACGATAGAGGGCTAGAGCGGCGATCGCCTCGTCATTTCCAGCGAGTTCCTTGGGTGAGAGACTGCTACTGGCGAGTAAACCATCCACGATCGCCCCTGCACAGACGGTATCTTCTAGGGAATAGCTGCCTTCCCAACCGGAACTGACAATCCAAACGGTTTCTGGATTGGTTTCTAGCAGATAATTGACCACCGCTTGGCGATTAATTAACGCGGCTGCAAGTACCGACGGGGCTGCTTGGACCCGTTGCAGCGCCCTTGTCCCGTTGGTGGTACTGATAAACAAACGACAGTCTGTGACTCGTTCAGGCGTGCAATCCAAGGGGGAGTTCCCTAGGTCACACCCTTCGACTTTGGCCCCCCCGCGTTCCCCAGCACGCAGGCGTTTTTCAGCGGGCCAATCTGCGCTCAGTTGCATGAGCTGATCCATATCACTAAACACTTGCACTGCTTCTGCACCGGCATTGAGTACGGTGGCGATCGTGCTGGTGGCGCGTAAAACGTCCACGGCGATCGCGCAATCCGGCACGCTATCGGTGGGGGTCAGTTCGGGAGTATGGTAGACAAAGAGCTTCACTGCTTGAAAACACCTGCTTGTTAAACTGCCGAGTTCTTATTTTATGGGTTTGGGGGGTATTCTTGATACATTTTCTTAGAAATTCGGGTTAGGGGCGATTTCACCCCTGTGGATCTTCCGGGTACAGACCCCCCAGGGAATCTCTAGGCATTATCCTTTCCCGTCCCCTCAAGACTCTCAGGATGTTGTCCCGTTAAAAAGACCATCATCGATAAATGTTCGGGATGTTCAATCATTTCTTGGGCCAATAAAAAGGCGGAGATCGTCCAGGTTTGATATTTTCTGGCTTCTTTCCCAATCAGTCTGCCGGTGGTCCCATCATAATATTCCGGCCACTCATCTTTTTGTAACCGTTTTGCAGCAATTTGAATCGCTTTGCGGGCAATCTCTGGTTTTCCCGTATGCAGGGCCGCTGCGGTTAACATCCACAACAATACCGGCCAATTTCCCCCATTATGATAGGACCAAGCCCGATTTTTGGGGTCGCATCCGGTCATCATTTCCCAATCCCGTCCTTCTAAGGCGGGAAAACAAATTTTCATGGGCATTTGTCCCACTAGATTTTCCCAGCGCTTTTCAATCAAAGTCATCACTTCTAGGGATTGTTCTGGGGTGGTTAAGCCGGATAAAATTGCCATTAAGTTACCCAAGGCAAAAAACCGACAATCCAGTTGAGAAGGGCCGAGATTTCCGGCGAGATAGCCTCCACCTTCGGGCAACCACCGACTCAGGCGATCGTAGGGAATCGAATCGGAGTAAATATTAAATTGATTGAGGGCGGTTTCCCCATATTCTTCGCCTTTGTAGCGGTAAATGGCATTGACGCGATCGAGGTCAAGCCAATAATGTTGTCGCAAATGAATTTTGAGCGACTGTAATCGTTTTTCAACTGCTTGATTAATGTAGGAGTTCTCTACATTTTGGAGCAGGAGTTCTTTAGCCGATCGCAATGCATAATAAAATAAAGATTGAATTTCCAAGGGATGACCATCAATGCCCATCCGTCGGTCAATCATGCAAGCGCCATCGGGAACTAAGATGGTGGGGTACATATCGAAGCGAGCCACCAAACACAACTCCATAATTAACCGGATGCCTTTTTGAAACTCCGGTTGATGGGCGA
Protein-coding regions in this window:
- a CDS encoding 2-phosphosulfolactate phosphatase family protein yields the protein MKLFVYHTPELTPTDSVPDCAIAVDVLRATSTIATVLNAGAEAVQVFSDMDQLMQLSADWPAEKRLRAGERGGAKVEGCDLGNSPLDCTPERVTDCRLFISTTNGTRALQRVQAAPSVLAAALINRQAVVNYLLETNPETVWIVSSGWEGSYSLEDTVCAGAIVDGLLASSSLSPKELAGNDEAIAALALYRHWQDDLLGLMHHASHGQRLLRLNCHEDLKYCAKTDILEVVPRQKEPGVLVK
- a CDS encoding glycoside hydrolase 100 family protein; amino-acid sequence: MGTDSTILDEAWQVLEKSIIYYNGHPVGTVAASDPSAEALNYDQCFIRDFVSCALVFLMKGQTEIVRNFLVQTLKLQIKERQLDFLEAGRGLMPASFKVVHGKHEEYLLADFGNHAIGRVTPVDSCLWWIFVLRNYINTTGELSIAHQPEFQKGIRLIMELCLVARFDMYPTILVPDGACMIDRRMGIDGHPLEIQSLFYYALRSAKELLLQNVENSYINQAVEKRLQSLKIHLRQHYWLDLDRVNAIYRYKGEEYGETALNQFNIYSDSIPYDRLSRWLPEGGGYLAGNLGPSQLDCRFFALGNLMAILSGLTTPEQSLEVMTLIEKRWENLVGQMPMKICFPALEGRDWEMMTGCDPKNRAWSYHNGGNWPVLLWMLTAAALHTGKPEIARKAIQIAAKRLQKDEWPEYYDGTTGRLIGKEARKYQTWTISAFLLAQEMIEHPEHLSMMVFLTGQHPESLEGTGKDNA